A genomic window from Helicobacter suis HS1 includes:
- the fliH gene encoding flagellar assembly protein FliH, translated as MNNLGDENLIPKEDLEKHSIRKYTFKSLADLATETPEEKKQKREDKQELQEESDEEPVVRSIQQENDLIECLLKKTDELSSHLAKLQMQFEKTQEENQQLIQQTREDSYKIGFKEGEEKAKNDLNASIDAEKKHLLQSITTIDQTMQQSQGHLETLEKELSAIAVEIAKEVIVKEVEQKSQEVALALAKELLKNIMDATDICMKVNTLDYPFLLQNLKDLPKIKLEPSDAIAKGGVLISSSQGNIDGNLMARYKNLKESVLDNLKV; from the coding sequence TTGAATAACTTGGGTGATGAAAATTTAATCCCTAAGGAGGACCTTGAAAAACACAGCATTAGAAAATACACCTTTAAATCCCTAGCCGATCTGGCTACTGAAACACCGGAGGAAAAAAAGCAAAAGAGAGAAGATAAGCAAGAGTTACAAGAAGAATCTGATGAAGAACCGGTTGTACGTTCTATCCAGCAAGAAAACGATCTCATTGAATGTTTGCTTAAAAAAACAGATGAACTCTCTAGCCATTTAGCTAAGCTACAAATGCAGTTTGAAAAAACCCAAGAGGAAAACCAACAACTCATCCAGCAAACTAGAGAAGATAGCTATAAAATTGGTTTTAAAGAGGGTGAGGAAAAGGCTAAGAATGATTTAAACGCTAGCATTGATGCAGAAAAAAAACATCTTTTACAATCTATCACCACTATTGATCAAACCATGCAACAATCACAAGGCCATTTAGAAACTTTAGAGAAAGAATTAAGCGCAATTGCTGTTGAAATTGCTAAAGAAGTGATTGTAAAAGAAGTGGAGCAAAAAAGCCAAGAGGTGGCTTTGGCTTTGGCTAAGGAATTACTCAAAAATATCATGGACGCCACAGATATTTGCATGAAAGTTAATACTCTAGATTATCCTTTTCTCTTACAAAACCTTAAAGACCTACCCAAGATCAAACTTGAGCCTAGCGATGCCATTGCTAAGGGCGGGGTGCTTATTAGCAGTTCTCAGGGTAATATTGATGGGAATTTAATGGCGCGCTATAAAAACCTTAAAGAAAGCGTGCTGGATAATCTAAAGGTCTAA
- the fliG gene encoding flagellar motor switch protein FliG, with protein MMAKLTPRQKSQLDEFTMSEKIAILLIQVGEEATAGILRHLDVDSITEISKQIVQLNGTDKAIGAAVLEEFFAILQSNQYINTGGIEYARELLIKALGPEQAKIILEKLSRSLQTQKNFSYLGRIKPQQLADFIINEHPQTIALILAHMESPNAAETLSFFPDDMKAEVSIRMASLGDISPQVVKRVSTVLENKLEALTSYKVEVGGLRAVAEIFNRLGQKAAKTTLARIENIDAKLANDIKEMMFTFEDISSLDNFAIREILKVADKKDLTLALKTSTEELKTKFLSNMSSRASDQFIEEMAYLGAVKIKDVESAQRKIIEVVQSLAEKGVIQMGGEEDIVE; from the coding sequence ATGATGGCTAAACTAACTCCTAGACAGAAATCACAATTAGACGAATTTACCATGTCTGAAAAGATCGCTATTTTGCTTATTCAAGTAGGTGAGGAAGCAACGGCAGGAATTTTACGGCATTTAGATGTGGATTCAATTACAGAAATTAGTAAGCAAATTGTTCAGCTTAATGGCACAGATAAAGCCATTGGTGCGGCGGTTTTAGAAGAATTCTTTGCCATTTTACAATCCAACCAATACATTAACACCGGCGGGATTGAGTATGCTAGAGAACTTTTAATTAAAGCCTTAGGCCCTGAGCAAGCTAAGATCATTTTAGAAAAGCTTAGCCGTAGTTTACAAACCCAGAAAAATTTCTCTTATCTAGGGCGTATCAAACCCCAACAACTAGCCGACTTTATCATTAACGAGCACCCCCAAACTATCGCGCTGATCTTAGCCCATATGGAATCGCCTAATGCCGCTGAAACTTTAAGTTTCTTTCCAGATGACATGAAAGCTGAAGTAAGTATTAGAATGGCGAGTTTAGGCGATATTTCGCCTCAGGTGGTTAAGCGGGTTTCTACTGTGCTAGAAAATAAACTAGAAGCGCTCACTAGTTATAAAGTAGAAGTAGGGGGCTTGCGTGCGGTGGCTGAAATCTTTAACCGCTTAGGTCAAAAGGCGGCTAAAACCACCCTTGCGCGTATTGAAAACATTGATGCTAAATTAGCCAATGATATTAAAGAGATGATGTTTACCTTTGAGGATATTAGTAGCCTTGATAACTTTGCGATCCGTGAAATCCTCAAAGTGGCGGATAAAAAAGATCTCACCTTAGCCCTTAAAACCTCTACTGAAGAGTTAAAAACCAAGTTTTTAAGCAACATGAGTAGCCGCGCTAGCGATCAATTTATTGAGGAAATGGCGTATTTGGGAGCGGTTAAAATTAAAGATGTTGAATCTGCACAACGAAAGATCATTGAGGTTGTCCAGTCTCTAGCCGAAAAAGGCGTGATCCAAATGGGTGGCGAGGAAGATATTGTTGAATAA